A portion of the Streptomyces sp. YPW6 genome contains these proteins:
- a CDS encoding oxidoreductase gives MKAMGKTRRLMALVTGGAALAAALVAPGAYAAEGTAGASAAEGEEGRTVSGEVAARGLLPGWRLTGTGTDARFRGLAAVSRTTAWVAGSKGTVLRTADSGRTWRDVSPPDAADLELRDIEAFDGRRAVALAIGEGEASRVLRTADGGATWTESFRNTDPRAFFNCLTFFDSRHGLAAGDPVDGKFRVLSTADGGRSWRVLPDAGMPPALPGEAGFAASGQCLVSSGAKDVWLTTGGAETARVLHSRDRGLTWTASASTLPAGDPARGVFAVAFRDRAHGIAVGGDYRPDQASPQAAAVTGDGGRSWRRSATPPPAYRSGVTWLPHSRTAALAVGPTGTDLTLDGGRTWRTVDPGSYDTVDCTPDLGCWAAGEKGRVARLGF, from the coding sequence ATGAAGGCCATGGGGAAGACGAGACGGCTGATGGCACTGGTGACCGGAGGGGCGGCTCTGGCCGCCGCACTGGTCGCCCCGGGCGCATACGCGGCGGAGGGCACAGCGGGCGCATCCGCGGCGGAGGGTGAGGAGGGGAGGACGGTCTCCGGGGAGGTCGCCGCCCGCGGGCTCCTGCCCGGCTGGCGGCTCACCGGCACCGGCACCGACGCCCGCTTCCGGGGGCTCGCCGCGGTCAGCCGCACCACGGCCTGGGTCGCCGGGTCGAAGGGCACGGTCCTGCGCACCGCGGACAGCGGCCGCACCTGGCGTGACGTGTCACCGCCGGACGCCGCCGATCTGGAACTGCGGGACATCGAGGCGTTCGACGGCCGCCGTGCCGTCGCCCTGGCCATCGGCGAGGGCGAGGCATCCCGGGTCCTGCGCACCGCGGACGGCGGAGCGACCTGGACCGAGTCCTTCCGCAACACCGATCCCCGGGCCTTCTTCAACTGCCTGACGTTCTTCGACAGTCGGCACGGCCTCGCGGCCGGCGACCCGGTGGACGGAAAGTTCCGGGTCCTGTCCACGGCGGACGGCGGCCGGTCCTGGCGGGTCCTGCCCGATGCCGGGATGCCGCCCGCCCTGCCCGGCGAGGCGGGGTTCGCGGCGAGCGGCCAGTGCCTGGTCAGCTCGGGCGCCAAGGACGTCTGGCTGACCACCGGGGGAGCGGAGACCGCCCGGGTCCTGCACTCCCGCGACCGGGGCCTGACCTGGACGGCGAGCGCCTCCACCCTCCCGGCGGGCGACCCGGCCCGAGGCGTCTTCGCCGTCGCCTTCCGCGACCGGGCCCACGGCATCGCCGTCGGCGGCGACTACCGCCCCGACCAGGCGTCCCCGCAGGCGGCCGCCGTCACCGGGGACGGCGGCCGCAGCTGGCGGCGGTCCGCCACCCCGCCGCCCGCCTACCGCTCCGGCGTCACCTGGCTCCCGCACAGCCGCACCGCTGCCCTGGCCGTCGGCCCGACGGGCACCGACCTCACCCTGGACGGCGGGCGCACCTGGCGGACGGTCGACCCCGGCTCGTACGACACCGTCGACTGCACCCCCGACCTGGGCTGCTGGGCGGCGGGCGAGAAGGGGCGGGTGGCACGGCTGGGGTTCTGA
- a CDS encoding alpha/beta hydrolase: protein METCTLTTAGADLVYDVRGPLPAADGRPPLFLLGQPMDASGFAALAARFPDRTVVTYDPRGLGRSTRADGRVDYAPEPLAEDVHAVIAKLGAGPVEMFASSGGAVTALALVARHPGDVTTLVAHEPPLITITPDGPAAVRARAGVRDAYEKRGWGAGMAAFVAMTSWEGEFTDAYFAQPAPDPAAFGMPAEDDGTRDDPLLSDRSWAVSDYRPDVDAVVTAPTRVVIAVGEESRTVQTGRTSDATAELLGQRATVFPSHHGGFLDGEFGYPGKPDEFAARLREVLAAS from the coding sequence ATGGAGACCTGCACACTGACCACAGCCGGCGCCGACCTCGTCTACGACGTCCGCGGACCGCTGCCCGCCGCCGACGGCCGCCCGCCGCTGTTCCTGCTCGGGCAGCCCATGGACGCGAGTGGCTTCGCCGCACTGGCGGCCCGCTTCCCCGACCGGACCGTCGTCACGTACGACCCGCGCGGGCTCGGCCGCTCCACCCGTGCGGACGGGCGGGTCGACTACGCGCCCGAGCCCCTGGCCGAGGACGTGCACGCCGTCATCGCGAAGCTCGGGGCCGGGCCGGTCGAGATGTTCGCCAGCAGTGGCGGGGCGGTCACCGCCCTCGCCCTCGTGGCGCGCCACCCCGGGGACGTGACCACCCTCGTCGCGCACGAGCCGCCGCTCATCACGATCACCCCGGACGGCCCGGCGGCCGTCCGGGCGCGGGCCGGGGTCCGGGACGCGTACGAGAAGCGGGGGTGGGGCGCCGGGATGGCCGCGTTCGTGGCGATGACGTCGTGGGAGGGCGAGTTCACCGACGCGTACTTCGCCCAGCCCGCGCCCGACCCCGCCGCGTTCGGGATGCCCGCCGAGGACGACGGCACCCGCGACGACCCGCTGTTGTCCGACCGCTCCTGGGCGGTCAGCGACTACCGGCCGGACGTCGACGCCGTCGTCACGGCCCCCACCCGCGTGGTGATCGCCGTGGGCGAGGAGTCCCGGACGGTGCAGACCGGGCGGACGTCCGACGCGACCGCCGAACTGCTCGGGCAGCGCGCGACCGTCTTCCCCAGCCACCACGGCGGTTTCCTGGACGGGGAGTTCGGCTATCCGGGGAAGCCCGACGAGTTCGCGGCGCGGCTGCGGGAGGTGCTGGCCGCCTCATGA